A genomic stretch from Sulfurihydrogenibium azorense Az-Fu1 includes:
- a CDS encoding NAD-dependent epimerase/dehydratase family protein, with protein MKYLITGGCGFLGSNLAAEVLKRNEELIIFDNLYRVGSYANLEWLKTQGEFKFIHGDVRNREDIEVLIKNEKPDVIFHLAGQVAMTTSLENPRLDFEVNAWGTFNLLDVVRKFSPESIVIYSSSNKVYGDLEWVEYEETETRYIAVDFPNRFPESIPLDFRTPYGCSKGAADQYILDFYKTYGIRTVVFRHSSMYGGRQFSTYDQGWIGWFCLKAIEIKNSKLKEPFTIHGNGKQVRDVLHARDMVSLYFKTVENIEKVKGEAFNIGGGIENSLSLIELLDVLEKMLDIKMNYEKLFPRKSDQKVFVADITKAKKLIGWQPKVSKEEGIKLMVEWIESAYSK; from the coding sequence ATGAAATATCTCATTACAGGTGGATGTGGATTTTTAGGGTCTAACTTAGCAGCCGAAGTTTTAAAAAGAAATGAAGAGTTGATTATATTTGATAATCTTTACAGAGTAGGTTCTTATGCAAACTTAGAATGGCTAAAAACACAAGGAGAATTTAAGTTTATTCACGGTGATGTAAGAAATAGAGAAGATATAGAAGTTTTGATTAAAAACGAAAAACCAGATGTAATTTTTCACTTAGCAGGCCAAGTAGCTATGACAACTTCATTAGAAAATCCAAGATTAGATTTTGAAGTTAACGCATGGGGAACTTTTAACTTACTTGATGTAGTAAGAAAATTTTCTCCGGAAAGTATAGTTATCTATTCTTCATCTAATAAAGTTTATGGGGATTTAGAGTGGGTCGAATATGAAGAGACAGAAACAAGATATATAGCCGTAGATTTTCCCAATAGGTTTCCTGAAAGTATTCCTCTTGATTTTCGTACACCGTACGGTTGCTCAAAAGGTGCTGCAGACCAGTATATACTTGACTTTTATAAAACTTATGGAATAAGGACTGTTGTTTTTAGACATTCTTCTATGTATGGGGGTAGACAATTTTCAACTTACGACCAAGGATGGATTGGCTGGTTTTGTTTAAAGGCTATTGAGATTAAAAACTCTAAGTTAAAAGAACCTTTTACAATTCATGGAAATGGAAAACAAGTTAGAGATGTTTTACACGCTCGGGATATGGTATCTTTGTATTTCAAAACAGTAGAGAACATTGAAAAAGTAAAGGGTGAAGCTTTTAATATAGGTGGTGGTATTGAAAATAGTTTATCTTTGATAGAGCTTCTTGATGTGTTGGAAAAAATGTTGGATATTAAAATGAATTATGAAAAACTTTTCCCACGAAAAAGTGACCAAAAAGTTTTTGTAGCAGATATAACGAAAGCTAAAAAACTAATAGGTTGGCAACCAAAAGTCTCAAAGGAAGAAGGAATTAAGTTAATGGTTGAATGGATAGAGTCAGCTTATAGTAAATAA
- a CDS encoding hemolysin family protein yields the protein MFSYIVLIILFVFFEALFSGSEIALFSVNKTKLKYKASEGDKKAQKVYNLLEKYYKQYIYVGLVGTILSITLATSTFVAMLHDMSTYFPFLKSKEEIFAEAIVIITLLFGEIIPKSVFQHYADELIYIIVEFLEFFRKVFKPFLWFAEGINKVVFFLFRIKSKQDKYYTKEELLDLLLQIEDIDEIKKKIIGNILIFSERRISEIVIPLSDVVAVSDDKKVMEVVPVFKESGYTRIPVYRKRVDQIIGFVRSYDLLLAKPNDPITKYIKGIRYIPEFTSLPNVLKGFKHYRDHIAVVVDERGATIGIITLRDVLEEIVGEIKDDFVKKEKPKLKRQSVDEIVVDGLMEVKELKTLIDIDLPQGNYETVNGMITYILGRMPKKNEVIHIGDYQFEVLKIEKRRVLEVKIKKIKSD from the coding sequence ATGTTTAGTTATATAGTTTTAATAATTCTTTTTGTATTTTTTGAAGCTCTGTTTTCTGGTAGTGAGATAGCATTATTTTCTGTAAATAAAACAAAGTTAAAGTATAAAGCTTCTGAAGGAGATAAAAAAGCACAGAAAGTTTATAACTTACTTGAGAAATACTATAAACAGTATATATACGTTGGACTTGTAGGAACGATTTTAAGTATAACCCTTGCTACTTCTACCTTTGTTGCTATGCTACACGATATGTCTACATATTTTCCTTTTTTAAAAAGTAAAGAAGAAATCTTCGCAGAAGCTATAGTGATTATTACACTTTTGTTTGGAGAAATAATACCAAAAAGTGTTTTCCAACACTATGCAGATGAACTAATTTATATAATAGTTGAGTTTTTAGAATTTTTTAGGAAAGTTTTTAAACCTTTCCTATGGTTTGCTGAAGGGATAAATAAAGTAGTTTTCTTTCTATTTAGAATAAAATCTAAACAAGATAAGTATTACACAAAAGAAGAACTACTTGACCTTTTACTACAAATAGAAGATATAGATGAAATCAAAAAGAAAATCATAGGAAATATTCTTATATTTAGTGAAAGGAGAATATCAGAGATTGTAATACCTTTATCTGACGTGGTTGCTGTTTCTGACGATAAAAAAGTAATGGAAGTTGTTCCTGTATTTAAGGAGTCAGGATACACAAGAATACCAGTCTATAGGAAAAGAGTAGACCAGATAATAGGATTTGTAAGGTCTTACGACCTCCTCCTTGCAAAACCAAATGACCCCATAACAAAGTATATAAAAGGTATAAGGTACATTCCAGAGTTTACAAGCTTACCTAATGTTTTAAAAGGCTTTAAACATTATAGAGACCATATAGCCGTTGTTGTTGATGAGAGAGGAGCTACTATAGGCATAATAACACTAAGGGATGTTTTAGAAGAGATAGTTGGAGAGATAAAAGATGACTTTGTAAAAAAGGAAAAACCAAAATTAAAAAGACAATCGGTAGATGAGATAGTAGTTGATGGTTTAATGGAAGTAAAAGAGTTAAAAACTCTTATAGATATAGATTTACCACAAGGAAACTATGAGACTGTAAATGGAATGATAACCTATATACTTGGAAGAATGCCAAAGAAAAACGAGGTTATACATATCGGAGATTACCAGTTTGAAGTCTTAAAGATAGAAAAAAGAAGAGTTTTAGAAGTAAAAATAAAAAAGATAAAATCTGATTAG
- the gmd gene encoding GDP-mannose 4,6-dehydratase, with the protein MKKALITGITGQDGSYLAEFLLSKGYEVHGIIRRSSTFNTHRIDHIYIDPHDPKARLFLHYGDLSDSGQLTHLIYNIQPDEIYHLGAQSHVRVSFDIPEYTGDITGLGTTRILEAVRRSGIKTKFYQASSSEMFGASPPPQNEKTLFYPRSPYAAAKVYSYWMTVNYREAYNLFACNGILFNHESPRRGETFVTRKITRAIAHILAGKQDKLYLGNLNAKRDWGFAPEYVEMMWLMLQAEEPDDYVVGTGESHSVREFVEKAFSYVGINIQWHGKGVEEKGIVVSVDERILSTIQPPMLEKLKTTILKPGYVLIEIDPKYFRPTEVEHLQADITKAKEKLGWQPRTTFEELIMIMVDYDLKRLNLKPVGEGIKISQDKGFGYTDHDVTYIPNTENAQS; encoded by the coding sequence ATGAAAAAGGCTCTTATAACAGGTATTACAGGGCAGGATGGGTCTTACTTAGCCGAGTTTTTACTGTCTAAAGGGTACGAGGTGCATGGCATAATCAGAAGGTCAAGTACCTTTAACACTCACAGGATAGACCATATTTACATAGACCCTCACGACCCAAAAGCAAGACTATTCCTTCACTACGGAGACCTATCAGACTCAGGCCAATTAACGCATTTAATATATAACATCCAACCAGATGAGATATACCATCTTGGTGCCCAAAGCCATGTCCGTGTAAGCTTTGATATTCCAGAATACACAGGAGATATAACCGGCCTTGGAACAACTCGTATCCTTGAAGCAGTTCGTAGAAGTGGAATTAAAACAAAATTCTACCAAGCCTCTTCTTCAGAAATGTTTGGAGCTTCCCCACCCCCACAAAACGAAAAAACACTTTTTTACCCAAGAAGTCCCTACGCAGCTGCCAAAGTCTACTCCTACTGGATGACAGTAAACTACAGAGAAGCATACAACCTATTTGCATGTAATGGCATACTTTTTAACCACGAAAGCCCTCGTAGAGGTGAGACCTTTGTAACAAGGAAAATTACCCGTGCTATTGCCCACATACTTGCAGGAAAACAAGATAAACTTTACCTTGGAAATCTTAACGCCAAAAGAGACTGGGGATTTGCCCCAGAGTATGTAGAGATGATGTGGCTCATGCTACAAGCAGAAGAACCAGATGATTATGTGGTTGGAACGGGAGAGTCCCACTCAGTAAGAGAATTTGTTGAAAAAGCCTTTTCCTACGTCGGTATAAATATACAGTGGCATGGAAAAGGAGTTGAAGAAAAAGGAATAGTTGTATCTGTTGATGAAAGAATATTATCAACTATTCAACCACCTATGTTAGAAAAACTAAAGACTACTATCTTAAAACCGGGTTATGTACTTATAGAGATAGATCCTAAATACTTTAGACCTACAGAAGTAGAACACTTACAAGCAGACATTACAAAAGCCAAGGAGAAACTTGGCTGGCAACCAAGAACTACATTTGAAGAATTAATTATGATTATGGTTGATTATGACCTAAAAAGGCTTAATCTAAAACCAGTTGGCGAAGGTATAAAAATTAGCCAAGATAAAGGCTTTGGTTATACAGATCATGATGTAACATACATACCAAACACAGAAAACGCCCAGAGTTAG
- the rfbH gene encoding lipopolysaccharide biosynthesis protein RfbH translates to MENYLNLLNEEKIKNLKDIKDKDKLDKILRNNIKQLAKLYFQLCKKEKNKDYIPPSGKVLDEEEVYNMIEASLDMWLTAGRFNDEFEKKIADFLGVKYALTTNSGSSANLLAISSLTSYKLGERKLKEGDEVITVAAGFPTTIAPIIQNNLIPVFVDVEIETYNIDVNQVEESITEKTKAIFVAHTLGNPFNVDKVLEIAQKYNLWVIEDNCDALGSTYNGKFTGTFGHISTLSFYPAHHITIGEGGAVLTNDYELYKIIMSFRDWGRDCWCPPGKDNSCGRRFKWKLGKLPKGYDHKYTYSHLGYNLKITDWQAALGLAQLNKLPKFVQKRKENFKLIYEGLKDLEKYFILPKATEKSDPSWFGFPITLRENLPFSKLDLIKYLERNKIGTRQLFAGNILRQPIFTESSIKLRIRDSGIIISNELSEEHYRLLPNTEKIMNDTFWIGVWPGVEEEDIIYIIDTFKKFIRSYG, encoded by the coding sequence ATGGAAAACTACCTTAATCTTCTTAATGAAGAAAAGATAAAAAATTTAAAAGATATAAAAGATAAAGATAAATTAGATAAAATTTTAAGGAACAACATAAAACAACTTGCCAAATTGTATTTTCAACTCTGTAAAAAAGAAAAAAATAAGGATTACATACCACCTTCAGGAAAGGTGTTAGATGAAGAAGAAGTTTATAATATGATAGAAGCTTCTTTAGATATGTGGTTAACAGCTGGAAGATTTAACGACGAATTTGAGAAAAAAATAGCAGATTTTTTAGGTGTAAAGTATGCCTTAACCACTAACTCCGGTTCTTCTGCAAATTTACTTGCCATATCATCTTTAACTTCTTACAAATTAGGAGAAAGAAAATTAAAAGAAGGAGATGAGGTTATTACTGTTGCTGCAGGTTTTCCAACTACCATTGCACCAATTATTCAAAATAATCTAATTCCGGTTTTTGTTGATGTAGAGATAGAAACTTACAATATAGACGTAAATCAAGTAGAAGAATCTATCACAGAAAAAACAAAAGCTATTTTTGTAGCTCATACACTTGGAAACCCGTTTAACGTAGATAAAGTGTTAGAAATAGCTCAAAAGTATAACCTATGGGTTATAGAAGACAACTGTGATGCACTTGGGTCTACCTACAATGGAAAGTTTACAGGTACATTTGGACATATATCAACCTTGAGTTTCTACCCTGCACACCACATAACCATTGGAGAAGGAGGAGCTGTCTTAACAAACGATTATGAACTTTATAAGATAATTATGTCCTTTAGAGATTGGGGAAGAGACTGTTGGTGTCCACCCGGTAAGGATAACTCTTGTGGAAGAAGATTCAAGTGGAAGTTAGGTAAACTTCCTAAGGGTTATGACCACAAATACACATACTCACACCTTGGTTATAATCTCAAAATTACAGACTGGCAAGCAGCCTTAGGCTTGGCACAATTAAATAAATTACCTAAGTTTGTCCAAAAAAGAAAAGAAAACTTTAAACTCATATACGAAGGATTAAAAGATCTTGAAAAATACTTCATACTTCCTAAAGCTACAGAAAAAAGCGACCCTTCGTGGTTTGGGTTTCCTATAACTCTAAGAGAAAATCTACCTTTTTCTAAATTAGACCTTATTAAATATTTAGAAAGAAATAAAATAGGTACAAGGCAGTTATTTGCAGGAAATATATTAAGGCAGCCTATATTTACAGAAAGTAGTATAAAATTAAGAATTAGAGACTCTGGTATAATAATATCAAATGAATTATCAGAAGAACACTACAGATTATTACCAAACACGGAAAAAATAATGAACGACACCTTCTGGATAGGTGTATGGCCCGGAGTAGAAGAGGAAGATATAATATACATTATTGACACATTCAAAAAGTTTATAAGGAGCTATGGTTAA
- the rfbF gene encoding glucose-1-phosphate cytidylyltransferase produces the protein MKVVILAGGFGTRLSEETDIKPKPMVEIGGKPILWHIMKIYSSYGFNDFIICLGYKGYIIKEFFANYFLYTSDVTIDLKDNKIEVHSVKAEPWKVTLVDTGLNTMTGGRIKRIKPFVENQTFMLTYGDGVGNIDIKKLLEFHKSHGKYATLTAVQPSGRFGALHLEGDKVKEFEEKPKGDGAWVNGGFFVLEPQIFDYIEGDETIWEKEPLENLAKDGQLMAYKHTGFWKPMDTLRDKRELELLWQSGNPPWKIWED, from the coding sequence TTGAAAGTTGTTATACTTGCTGGTGGTTTTGGTACAAGACTTAGTGAAGAGACAGATATAAAACCAAAACCTATGGTGGAGATAGGTGGAAAGCCAATTTTATGGCATATTATGAAGATTTACTCTTCATACGGATTTAATGATTTTATAATTTGCCTTGGATATAAAGGATACATTATAAAAGAGTTTTTTGCAAACTATTTTCTTTATACATCTGATGTAACGATCGACCTTAAAGACAACAAAATAGAAGTTCACAGTGTAAAAGCTGAGCCTTGGAAAGTTACACTTGTAGACACTGGATTAAACACTATGACAGGTGGAAGAATAAAGAGAATAAAGCCATTTGTTGAAAATCAAACTTTTATGTTAACGTACGGAGATGGTGTAGGAAATATAGATATTAAAAAACTTTTAGAATTCCATAAAAGTCATGGGAAATATGCAACTTTAACAGCTGTTCAACCTTCTGGAAGATTTGGTGCATTACACTTAGAAGGAGACAAAGTTAAAGAGTTTGAAGAAAAGCCTAAAGGAGATGGTGCTTGGGTTAATGGTGGCTTTTTTGTTTTAGAACCTCAAATTTTTGATTATATAGAAGGAGACGAGACGATATGGGAAAAAGAGCCTCTTGAAAACTTGGCAAAAGACGGTCAGCTTATGGCATACAAACATACAGGTTTTTGGAAACCTATGGATACACTAAGGGACAAAAGAGAGTTAGAACTTCTATGGCAGTCTGGAAACCCACCGTGGAAAATATGGGAAGATTAA
- a CDS encoding NAD-dependent epimerase/dehydratase family protein, which produces MKIPSKTVLITGGTGFLGSFLVKKFIEEGHKVIVLKRSFSNLWRLHNLKQEILFYNIDKTDLETPFKENKIDAIIHTATLYGRKNEKTSDIVYTNLLFPLKLLEIATFFNTDTFFNTDTFFNTDTSLFGYLNRYTLSKKQLIDWLKVYSKDIKIFNLKLEHMYGEKDDTTKFVPWLIVNLLKNHKKIQLTEGKQKRDFIYVEDVCNAYYTIFNNSDKFNKGFYEYEVGSGKAIEIREFVQIVKRLTNNENTYLNFGAIPYRENEVMYSQADISKLQTDFNWKPYYSLEEGLKKTVQWYKENLNERFI; this is translated from the coding sequence ATGAAAATCCCATCTAAGACGGTATTAATAACAGGTGGTACAGGTTTTCTAGGGAGTTTTTTAGTAAAAAAATTTATAGAAGAGGGTCATAAAGTTATAGTATTAAAAAGAAGTTTTTCAAATCTATGGAGACTTCATAATTTGAAGCAAGAAATATTATTTTACAACATAGATAAAACTGACTTAGAAACTCCATTTAAGGAAAACAAAATTGATGCTATAATTCACACTGCAACTTTATACGGTAGAAAAAATGAAAAAACATCTGATATAGTATATACAAATCTATTGTTTCCTCTAAAACTTTTAGAAATTGCCACATTTTTCAATACAGACACATTTTTCAATACAGACACATTTTTCAATACAGACACATCATTATTTGGTTATTTAAATCGTTACACACTTTCAAAAAAACAGTTAATAGATTGGCTTAAAGTTTATTCTAAAGATATAAAAATTTTTAACTTAAAACTTGAGCATATGTACGGTGAGAAAGACGATACTACAAAATTTGTACCTTGGTTAATAGTCAACCTTTTAAAAAATCATAAAAAAATCCAACTTACAGAAGGAAAACAAAAAAGAGATTTTATTTATGTTGAAGATGTATGTAATGCTTACTATACCATTTTTAACAACAGTGATAAGTTTAATAAAGGTTTTTATGAGTATGAAGTTGGAAGTGGAAAAGCAATTGAGATAAGAGAGTTTGTTCAGATAGTAAAAAGATTAACAAATAACGAAAACACGTACTTAAACTTTGGTGCCATTCCTTATAGAGAGAATGAAGTAATGTACTCACAAGCAGATATATCAAAACTACAGACAGATTTTAACTGGAAACCTTATTACTCTTTAGAAGAAGGTCTGAAAAAAACGGTACAGTGGTATAAGGAAAACTTAAATGAAAGATTTATTTAA
- a CDS encoding hemolysin family protein: MSDFLFYFLLTFFFVLIAGLFAAVESSFFSLDRIKIKKLVEKGNKPAKIVEFLRNRPKELVITFLIGNELANVAATSTVASLTINYFGKEYLLIGSFVSALLLLSLGDITPKIIGTNYPEKYALTIARPFYLFYIAITPFRFILLKITEWTLNKFGIQILTEEHKITQEDFKFLIHNASDLKIITTEEKELIDNTFELEEKTVIEVMVPRRDIFAVEKGISIRELTKLLEDKDYSRIPVYDGDLDNIVGILHLKDIIFLILEAKEEKIDSFIKPALFLPEFTTLLEAMKKFNETQQHLAIVVNEHGTTVGLLSYKDIIESIVGDIPEEFEPVEPAIRQINENTWIVLGKTDVDFLKEELGIDLPEDYDYDTVAGFLLDQFKRFPHEGEYFDYKNYRFTVLQMSFNRVEKVQIEKLQDAQEEEVKIENV; the protein is encoded by the coding sequence TTGTCTGACTTTCTGTTTTACTTTTTACTTACATTTTTCTTTGTTCTTATAGCAGGACTTTTTGCAGCTGTTGAGTCTTCATTTTTTTCCCTTGATAGAATTAAGATAAAAAAATTAGTAGAAAAAGGAAATAAACCTGCAAAGATAGTAGAGTTTTTGAGAAACCGTCCAAAAGAGTTAGTTATAACATTTTTAATAGGAAACGAACTTGCAAATGTTGCAGCCACTTCTACAGTTGCATCACTGACAATTAACTATTTTGGAAAAGAGTATTTACTAATTGGTTCTTTTGTAAGTGCTTTACTTCTTTTAAGTCTTGGGGATATAACACCTAAGATAATAGGTACAAACTATCCTGAAAAGTACGCTTTAACTATAGCAAGACCTTTTTACTTGTTTTATATTGCAATAACACCGTTTAGATTTATTCTTTTAAAAATAACAGAGTGGACGTTAAATAAGTTTGGTATCCAGATACTAACAGAAGAGCATAAAATAACCCAAGAGGACTTTAAATTTTTAATCCACAATGCCAGTGATTTAAAAATCATCACAACAGAAGAGAAAGAGCTTATAGATAACACCTTTGAGTTAGAGGAAAAGACAGTTATAGAGGTTATGGTACCAAGAAGAGATATATTTGCCGTTGAGAAAGGTATATCCATAAGAGAGTTAACTAAACTACTTGAGGATAAAGATTACAGTAGAATACCAGTTTATGATGGAGATTTGGACAACATAGTAGGAATACTTCATCTAAAAGATATAATTTTCCTAATTTTAGAAGCTAAAGAAGAAAAGATAGATAGCTTTATAAAACCTGCTTTATTTTTACCTGAATTTACAACCCTTTTAGAAGCTATGAAAAAATTCAACGAAACCCAGCAACATCTGGCAATAGTAGTAAACGAACACGGAACTACTGTAGGACTTCTTTCCTACAAAGATATAATAGAATCTATAGTTGGAGATATTCCAGAGGAGTTTGAACCTGTAGAACCAGCTATAAGACAGATAAACGAAAATACTTGGATTGTCCTTGGAAAAACAGACGTGGATTTTCTAAAGGAAGAGCTTGGTATAGATCTTCCTGAAGATTACGACTACGATACAGTAGCAGGCTTTCTTTTAGACCAGTTTAAAAGGTTTCCACATGAAGGAGAGTACTTTGATTACAAAAACTATAGGTTTACTGTACTTCAAATGTCCTTTAACAGAGTAGAAAAAGTGCAGATAGAAAAACTTCAAGATGCCCAAGAAGAAGAGGTTAAAATAGAAAATGTTTAG
- the rfbG gene encoding CDP-glucose 4,6-dehydratase — MKDLFNGVYKNKRVLITGHTGFKGSWMALWLKEMGAHIIGYSLDPPTNPSLFETLKLEKEIIHIVGDVRDEKKLKETFKKYQPEIVIHMAAQPLVRYSYINPKETYETNVIGTLNVFEAVRETDSVKVIINVTSDKCYQNKEWVYGYRENDPMGGYDPYSSSKGCAELLTTAYRNSFFNPEGYGKTHSVALASVRAGNVIGGGDWAADRLIPDCIRSLSKKEKIYIRNPQAIRPWQYILEPLSGYLWLGALLWINPTKYSEGWNFGPDDENILTVEDIVKKVIHLWGEGEYEVILDKKFYESKLLKLDTSKARFYLKWRPVYNIEIALKETVNWYKEYFNNPENIYNYTLKQLYNYINSAKKENLIWATGVDHGKLP; from the coding sequence ATGAAAGATTTATTTAACGGTGTATACAAAAACAAGAGAGTTTTAATTACCGGACATACCGGCTTTAAAGGGTCATGGATGGCCTTGTGGTTAAAAGAAATGGGTGCTCATATAATAGGTTATTCTCTTGATCCACCTACAAATCCAAGTTTATTTGAAACATTAAAACTAGAAAAAGAAATAATCCACATTGTAGGAGATGTAAGAGATGAAAAAAAACTAAAAGAAACATTTAAAAAGTACCAACCAGAAATCGTTATACACATGGCAGCTCAACCATTAGTTAGATACTCTTACATTAACCCAAAAGAAACCTATGAAACAAACGTAATAGGTACTCTTAATGTTTTTGAAGCTGTAAGAGAAACTGACAGTGTAAAAGTGATTATAAATGTTACAAGTGATAAGTGTTATCAAAATAAAGAATGGGTTTACGGATACAGAGAAAACGACCCTATGGGTGGATATGATCCATACAGTTCAAGTAAAGGATGTGCCGAACTTCTTACAACTGCATACAGAAATTCTTTTTTCAATCCTGAAGGTTATGGGAAAACACACAGTGTAGCTTTAGCATCTGTTAGAGCAGGAAACGTTATTGGAGGTGGAGACTGGGCAGCGGATAGACTTATTCCTGATTGTATAAGATCACTATCTAAAAAAGAAAAAATATATATAAGAAACCCACAAGCTATTAGACCGTGGCAATACATATTAGAACCTTTATCTGGTTATCTTTGGCTTGGAGCTTTATTGTGGATTAACCCAACAAAGTATAGTGAAGGTTGGAACTTTGGTCCTGATGATGAGAATATACTTACTGTAGAAGATATTGTTAAAAAAGTAATACACCTATGGGGAGAAGGAGAGTATGAAGTAATTTTAGATAAAAAGTTTTACGAGTCAAAGTTATTAAAGTTAGATACAAGTAAAGCTCGTTTTTACCTAAAGTGGAGACCTGTTTATAACATAGAAATTGCTTTAAAAGAAACTGTAAACTGGTACAAAGAATATTTTAATAATCCCGAAAATATTTATAATTATACATTGAAACAACTTTATAACTACATTAACTCTGCAAAAAAAGAAAATCTAATTTGGGCAACAGGAGTTGATCATGGAAAACTACCTTAA
- a CDS encoding GDP-L-fucose synthase family protein — MDKESKIVVLGASGLVGGAIVRKLIEKGYENIIGTYKSRKPNFEKIKLIQVDLTNQLETEKFFKDYQPEYVFLAAAKVGGILANNTYKADFIYENLSIALNVIHSAYKYGVKKLLNLGSSCIYPKYAPQPMKEEYLLTDSLEPTNEPYAIAKISAIKLCRYYNEQYGTNFISAMPSNLYGPGDNFNLETSHVLPALIRKFHLAKLLKEGDIEGIKKDFKKHTIGFGLDKKIDFNDDKSVLEILSQIGITYTDSRKVKITLWGSGEVYREFLYVDDLADACVFLMENIDAKDMQKLCADYFVNIGTGEDIKIKDLAVMIRDIVGAECDIVYDRTKPDGTPRKLLDVSKINQLGWKYKTSLEEGIKRTYEFYIKNT; from the coding sequence ATGGATAAAGAAAGTAAGATAGTAGTTTTAGGAGCAAGCGGACTTGTTGGAGGAGCTATAGTTAGAAAACTTATTGAAAAAGGTTATGAGAATATAATTGGTACATACAAAAGTAGAAAACCCAATTTTGAGAAAATAAAGCTCATTCAAGTTGACCTTACAAACCAGTTAGAAACAGAAAAATTTTTTAAAGACTACCAGCCAGAGTATGTATTCCTCGCAGCTGCTAAGGTAGGAGGAATACTTGCAAACAACACTTACAAAGCAGACTTTATATACGAAAATCTATCAATTGCACTGAATGTGATTCATTCAGCATACAAATACGGAGTGAAAAAACTTTTAAACCTTGGTTCATCTTGTATATATCCAAAGTATGCACCACAGCCTATGAAAGAAGAGTATCTACTAACAGACTCATTAGAACCAACCAACGAGCCATATGCTATAGCAAAGATATCAGCAATAAAACTTTGTAGATACTATAACGAGCAATACGGAACCAACTTTATCTCAGCAATGCCAAGCAATCTATATGGACCGGGAGATAACTTTAACTTAGAGACATCTCATGTATTACCAGCATTGATAAGGAAGTTTCATTTAGCAAAACTACTAAAAGAAGGAGATATAGAAGGAATAAAGAAAGACTTTAAAAAACACACCATTGGTTTTGGTCTTGATAAAAAAATAGATTTCAACGACGACAAATCAGTATTAGAAATACTATCTCAGATTGGTATAACTTACACAGACAGTAGAAAAGTAAAAATAACTTTATGGGGTAGTGGAGAAGTCTACAGAGAGTTTCTATACGTTGACGACCTTGCAGATGCTTGTGTTTTCCTGATGGAGAATATAGATGCGAAAGATATGCAAAAACTTTGTGCAGATTATTTTGTAAATATAGGAACAGGAGAGGATATAAAGATAAAAGATTTAGCGGTTATGATAAGAGATATTGTAGGAGCTGAGTGTGATATAGTATACGATAGGACTAAACCGGATGGTACACCAAGGAAACTGTTAGATGTGAGTAAGATAAATCAGCTTGGATGGAAATATAAGACGAGTTTGGAAGAGGGGATAAAAAGGACGTATGAATTTTACATAAAAAATACATAA